One genomic segment of Planktothrix serta PCC 8927 includes these proteins:
- the dxs gene encoding 1-deoxy-D-xylulose-5-phosphate synthase produces the protein MHLSEITHPNQLHGLSIHQLEQIARQIREKHLETVAATGGHLGPGLGVVELTLGLYQTLDLDRDKVIWDVGHQAYPHKLITGRYQNFHTLRQKDGVAGYLKRCENKFDHFGAGHASTSISAGLGMALARDMKGENFKVVAIIGDGALTGGMALEAINHAGHLPHTNLMVVLNDNEMSISPNVGAISRYLNKMRLSDPVQFLTDNLEEQFKHLPFVGEAFTPEMERMKEGMKRLAVPKVGAVFEELGFTYVGPVDGHDLEELIKTFQQAHKMPGPVLVHVATVKGKGYAIAEKDQVGYHAQNPFNLATGKAIPASKPKPPSYSKVFGETLVKLGENDPRIVGITAAMATGTGLDILQKKLPKQYIDVGIAEQHAVTMAAGLATEGMRPVVAIYSTFIQRGYDQIIHDVCIQELPVFFCLDRAGIVGVDGPTHQGMYDIAYLRCLPNLVIMAPKDEAELQRMLVTGIQHTDGPTAMRYPRGSGLGVPLMEEGWEPLPIGKGEILRNGDDLLLMGYGSMVNVSMQVAEILSEHGIEATVINPRFVKPLDIELIAPLAQQMGKVVTIEEGCLMGGFGSAVAEALLDNNVVVPVKRFGVPDILVDHAEPNESFADLGLTSSQISEQIREAFFSSKKQPSKVS, from the coding sequence ATGCACCTAAGCGAAATTACTCATCCAAATCAACTACATGGTTTGTCGATCCATCAACTCGAACAAATTGCCCGCCAGATCCGAGAAAAACACTTAGAAACTGTTGCGGCGACTGGAGGACATTTAGGGCCGGGGTTGGGGGTTGTGGAACTCACGTTAGGATTGTATCAAACCCTTGATCTTGATCGAGATAAAGTCATTTGGGATGTGGGACATCAAGCCTATCCCCACAAATTAATCACCGGACGTTATCAAAATTTCCACACTTTAAGACAAAAAGACGGCGTTGCAGGCTATTTAAAACGCTGCGAAAACAAATTTGATCATTTTGGTGCTGGACACGCTTCTACCAGTATTTCTGCTGGCTTAGGAATGGCGTTAGCACGCGATATGAAAGGGGAAAACTTTAAAGTCGTTGCCATTATTGGCGATGGTGCATTAACCGGAGGAATGGCATTAGAAGCCATTAACCACGCCGGACATTTACCCCATACTAATTTAATGGTGGTTCTTAATGATAACGAGATGTCAATTTCTCCCAATGTGGGCGCAATTTCTCGTTATTTGAATAAAATGCGACTGAGTGATCCGGTTCAATTTCTTACGGATAATTTAGAAGAACAATTTAAACATTTACCCTTTGTGGGAGAAGCTTTTACCCCGGAAATGGAACGGATGAAAGAAGGCATGAAACGCCTTGCTGTTCCTAAAGTGGGGGCGGTGTTTGAAGAATTAGGTTTTACCTACGTTGGGCCTGTCGATGGTCATGATTTAGAAGAATTAATTAAGACCTTTCAACAAGCCCATAAAATGCCAGGGCCCGTGTTAGTTCACGTTGCCACGGTGAAAGGAAAAGGCTATGCGATCGCTGAAAAAGATCAAGTCGGTTATCATGCTCAAAATCCCTTTAATTTAGCGACGGGAAAAGCTATTCCAGCCAGTAAACCCAAACCCCCCAGTTATTCTAAAGTCTTTGGAGAAACTTTAGTTAAATTAGGGGAAAATGACCCTAGAATTGTCGGGATTACGGCGGCAATGGCAACGGGAACGGGGTTAGATATTCTCCAGAAAAAACTGCCGAAACAATATATTGATGTCGGTATTGCGGAACAACACGCGGTCACAATGGCGGCAGGTTTAGCCACAGAAGGAATGCGTCCAGTTGTAGCAATTTATTCCACCTTTATACAACGAGGTTATGATCAAATTATTCACGATGTTTGTATTCAAGAACTCCCGGTTTTCTTCTGTCTAGATCGGGCGGGAATTGTTGGGGTAGACGGCCCAACTCACCAAGGAATGTATGATATTGCTTACCTGCGGTGTTTGCCTAATTTAGTGATCATGGCTCCCAAAGATGAAGCCGAATTACAACGGATGTTAGTAACCGGAATTCAGCATACAGATGGCCCGACTGCAATGCGTTATCCTCGCGGATCGGGGTTAGGTGTTCCTCTAATGGAAGAAGGTTGGGAACCCCTACCCATCGGCAAAGGAGAGATTTTAAGAAATGGGGATGATCTGCTATTAATGGGTTATGGCAGTATGGTGAATGTGTCGATGCAGGTAGCTGAAATTCTCAGTGAACATGGCATTGAAGCAACTGTAATTAATCCCCGTTTTGTTAAACCTTTAGATATCGAATTAATTGCGCCTTTAGCTCAACAAATGGGTAAAGTCGTAACGATAGAAGAAGGTTGTTTAATGGGTGGTTTTGGTTCGGCTGTTGCTGAAGCATTATTAGATAATAATGTTGTTGTTCCGGTGAAGCGTTTTGGTGTTCCTGATATTTTAGTCGATCATGCCGAACCCAATGAATCTTTTGCTGATTTAGGTTTAACCAGTTCTCAAATTTCTGAACAAATTCGAGAAGCCTTTTTTAGCTCAAAAAAACAACCGTCTAAAGTGAGTTAA
- a CDS encoding DUF1565 domain-containing protein: MTTILGLGLISGIETPVWANIQTIQPHPISISQNLAQSSVIYIDPSAGIDSAGSTGSQDGPYRSISYALQKAEPGTVIQLSPGTYSPETGEVFPILLKDGVTLQGDTATNGQSTVIMGGGNFVSPTFARQNATIRSEGNSQILGVTLTNPNTRGTGLWIESSNPTVSNCTFINSKREGIFITAEGNPKIISNIFTQNAGNGISVARSGGGEIRNNLFQNTGFGISINDEAAPMIIENQIIENRDGIVISHQAKPMLRNNLIENNERDGVVAISQAQPDLGTTTNPGENIIRSNGRYDVYNATRGYTLTVVGNEIDQTRISGAVEF; encoded by the coding sequence ATGACAACAATTTTGGGACTCGGACTCATATCAGGAATAGAAACTCCCGTTTGGGCAAATATCCAGACAATTCAACCTCATCCGATCTCTATTTCCCAGAATTTGGCTCAAAGTTCCGTTATTTATATTGATCCCAGTGCTGGAATTGATAGTGCGGGTTCCACAGGGAGTCAAGATGGCCCCTATCGTTCGATTTCCTATGCTCTCCAAAAAGCCGAACCGGGCACAGTGATTCAACTGAGCCCCGGTACCTATAGCCCAGAAACCGGAGAAGTGTTTCCCATCTTGCTCAAAGATGGGGTGACGTTACAAGGGGATACGGCCACAAATGGGCAAAGTACAGTGATTATGGGAGGGGGAAATTTTGTCAGTCCCACCTTTGCTCGACAAAATGCCACGATTAGAAGCGAAGGAAATAGTCAAATTCTCGGTGTCACTCTAACTAATCCCAATACTAGAGGAACCGGATTATGGATAGAATCTTCTAATCCTACGGTAAGTAACTGCACTTTTATTAATAGTAAGCGAGAGGGGATTTTTATTACGGCCGAAGGAAATCCTAAAATCATCAGTAATATCTTTACTCAAAACGCAGGAAATGGGATTTCTGTTGCTCGTTCAGGAGGGGGAGAAATTCGCAATAATCTTTTCCAAAATACAGGATTTGGCATCTCGATTAATGACGAAGCAGCACCGATGATTATCGAAAATCAAATTATCGAAAATCGAGATGGAATTGTGATTTCTCACCAAGCTAAACCGATGTTGCGAAACAATTTAATTGAAAATAATGAACGAGATGGAGTTGTTGCTATCTCCCAGGCTCAACCCGATTTAGGAACCACCACCAATCCGGGTGAAAATATTATTCGGAGTAATGGTCGCTATGATGTGTATAATGCGACACGCGGTTATACCCTGACAGTCGTTGGCAATGAAATTGATCAAACTCGCATTTCGGGCGCAGTGGAATTTTGA
- a CDS encoding DUF3493 domain-containing protein: MATPKSNVAQRNSQMSPEGYARLKAEAMAPYRGLRQFIYVGFGASGFIGAVVFLAQLLAGRNVESALPNLALQVGVVALMVGLFRWEQRASRRASDPPK; encoded by the coding sequence ATGGCAACTCCTAAGTCAAATGTGGCTCAACGAAACTCCCAAATGAGTCCAGAAGGATATGCACGTCTGAAAGCAGAAGCAATGGCTCCTTATCGGGGTTTACGACAGTTTATTTATGTTGGTTTTGGAGCTTCGGGTTTTATCGGTGCGGTGGTGTTTTTGGCTCAACTACTGGCGGGACGGAATGTTGAATCGGCGTTACCGAACTTGGCCCTACAAGTGGGGGTGGTGGCCCTGATGGTGGGGTTGTTTCGGTGGGAACAACGAGCCAGTCGCCGTGCATCTGATCCCCCCAAGTAA
- a CDS encoding CHAT domain-containing protein, with amino-acid sequence MTQEFHISVTPVGENEYLVRTEKFASGVPLAEEQVKWPVDEWLAQARQLMNDPLLGLLEGQKVSRSRTFGKKIETQLTTDPPLLNLVELGQQLYNGLFQGTLRDSWTCAQAIAQNHQELLQLRLGLKGKRLSSLPWEVLHSADRPIATGTDVVFSRYQPGISSILHTQVRKPNQPLKILIAIAAPTDQDTLHLKREVLHLQEELRRENGRSNRNSLEPTTPDIQLTILEQPDREQLTQALEQGQYQVFHYAGHSNLGPSGGELYLVSRRTGLTETLNGDDLAGLLVNNGVQMVVLNSCRGAYRNTPNVTDETAQLNLAEYAVKRGIPGVLAMAERIPDDVALTLTRLLYRNLNQGYPIDLSLSRARQGLISAYGSDQLYWALPILYLHREFDGYLTASQPYHSILEESEFLPLPSPPVEPGLRLKSPPKTLSLSESEWDSMNDDDIEDILDDLVYEDEIDNDADNTAFIGEFLRQSNVADSTPKPVTIQNSDSAKTPELSLNSPSKSVKPRSSIPDLQTVSSGIKTFRLLKGKHLFWVLPLLFIPLGFGVWFWQNRAFQSERLASQGTPDQTTLVHVNSSQPQGTDLKTANTDYVLGIAVDQFYQRNLLAAEEATTELLDRGALEKAKSALAAVQVQDLNHPIVNFLYGRLGWQSIQRGSADYKIDDVRRYWENAAKQNPKSVKYKNALGFAYYTEGKLENAYQVWTQVLELEEPTFVGKIKPGTANNIKTKIEQQDKLTAYAGLGLVWRKFSQTLPTQEKEFMLSKAVKFSDKVMSESPTEFKPDQLSKNWMWSKELIRDWQLLLKEKK; translated from the coding sequence ATGACTCAGGAATTTCACATTTCCGTCACCCCAGTTGGGGAAAATGAATATTTAGTGCGAACCGAAAAATTCGCATCTGGTGTTCCTTTAGCTGAAGAACAGGTCAAATGGCCTGTGGATGAATGGTTAGCCCAGGCTCGCCAACTGATGAATGATCCCTTATTAGGTCTATTGGAGGGCCAAAAGGTTTCCCGTTCTCGGACTTTTGGGAAAAAAATCGAGACTCAATTAACCACCGATCCGCCTCTGTTGAATTTAGTAGAATTGGGTCAACAGCTTTATAATGGCTTGTTTCAAGGAACATTGCGCGATAGTTGGACTTGTGCCCAAGCGATCGCCCAAAACCATCAAGAATTATTACAATTACGCTTAGGCTTAAAAGGTAAACGGTTATCGAGTTTACCTTGGGAAGTGCTACATTCGGCAGATCGTCCGATCGCAACCGGAACAGATGTCGTATTTTCCCGTTACCAACCGGGGATAAGTTCTATTCTCCACACCCAGGTTAGAAAACCCAATCAACCCTTAAAAATTTTAATCGCCATTGCAGCCCCCACTGACCAGGACACCCTACACCTGAAGCGGGAAGTCTTGCATTTACAAGAAGAACTCCGACGGGAAAACGGACGCAGTAACCGGAATTCCTTAGAACCCACAACCCCGGATATTCAACTCACCATTTTAGAACAACCCGACCGCGAACAACTCACCCAAGCCTTAGAACAAGGTCAATATCAAGTCTTTCACTACGCCGGACATAGCAATTTAGGCCCGTCTGGAGGAGAATTGTATTTAGTCAGTCGTCGGACGGGATTAACCGAAACCCTGAATGGGGATGATTTAGCAGGATTATTAGTTAATAATGGCGTGCAGATGGTGGTGTTAAATTCCTGTCGGGGTGCATATCGAAATACACCGAATGTTACGGATGAAACAGCCCAACTCAATCTCGCTGAGTACGCCGTTAAGCGGGGAATTCCAGGGGTGTTAGCGATGGCTGAACGCATTCCCGATGATGTGGCGCTAACCTTAACACGATTATTATATCGAAATCTGAATCAGGGTTATCCGATTGATTTAAGTTTAAGTCGAGCCAGACAAGGATTAATTTCTGCTTATGGTTCCGATCAATTATATTGGGCTTTGCCGATTTTATATTTACATCGAGAATTTGATGGATATTTAACCGCAAGTCAACCCTATCATTCTATTCTGGAAGAATCGGAATTTTTACCCTTGCCTTCTCCTCCAGTAGAACCCGGGTTAAGGCTGAAATCTCCTCCTAAAACTCTATCATTATCCGAATCCGAATGGGATAGTATGAATGACGATGATATCGAAGATATATTAGATGATCTTGTTTACGAAGATGAGATAGATAATGATGCAGATAATACTGCCTTTATTGGGGAGTTTTTGCGTCAGTCTAATGTTGCTGACTCTACGCCAAAACCTGTAACAATTCAAAATTCAGACTCTGCAAAAACACCTGAGTTATCCTTAAATTCACCATCAAAATCAGTTAAACCCAGATCTTCAATCCCTGATCTTCAGACTGTTTCATCGGGGATAAAGACTTTTCGTCTGTTGAAGGGAAAACACTTATTCTGGGTTCTACCGTTGCTGTTTATTCCTCTAGGGTTTGGGGTTTGGTTCTGGCAAAATCGGGCTTTTCAGTCGGAAAGATTAGCGAGTCAGGGAACCCCGGATCAAACAACCTTAGTTCATGTTAATTCAAGTCAGCCCCAAGGCACTGATTTAAAAACTGCAAATACTGATTATGTCTTAGGAATTGCTGTTGACCAATTTTATCAAAGAAATCTATTAGCAGCCGAAGAAGCAACAACAGAATTATTAGATCGAGGAGCATTAGAAAAAGCAAAATCAGCCTTAGCGGCGGTACAGGTTCAGGATCTTAATCATCCCATTGTTAATTTTCTCTATGGTCGTTTAGGTTGGCAATCAATTCAAAGGGGAAGTGCAGATTATAAAATTGATGATGTCCGTCGATATTGGGAAAATGCAGCTAAACAAAATCCTAAATCTGTGAAGTATAAAAATGCCTTGGGTTTTGCCTATTATACCGAAGGAAAGTTAGAGAATGCCTATCAAGTTTGGACTCAAGTTTTAGAGTTAGAGGAACCTACATTTGTCGGTAAAATCAAACCGGGAACTGCTAATAATATAAAAACTAAAATAGAACAACAGGATAAGTTAACAGCTTATGCAGGTTTAGGATTAGTTTGGCGGAAATTCTCTCAAACTTTACCGACTCAAGAAAAAGAATTTATGTTAAGTAAAGCGGTTAAATTTAGTGACAAAGTGATGAGTGAATCTCCCACAGAATTTAAACCTGATCAATTATCTAAAAATTGGATGTGGTCTAAGGAGTTAATTCGAGATTGGCAATTATTATTGAAAGAAAAAAAATAG
- a CDS encoding Fic family protein, translating into METRETDLKQQGKNWAKINQSLVSARDDNLLGSSSQRYDKFIQQIIVLSQQKEFSLTALINSYLTMNYQLKLEQIDKLKTWLDGFRPFEPMIVAELKKLYDVRFTYNSNAIEGNTLTQSETELVLTKGITIGGKTLDEHLEVIGHKEAIDYIESLAQKDRSINEWEIKQIHNLILRKINPNEAGSYRTLDVMAAGTNYRYPPHYLLSQLMRDFVIWLNSETALKLHPVEYGTIAHYRFVSIHPFRDGNGRMARLLMNLLLIRAGYPIVVIHNQIRNNYINALAYGQQNQDDLGQLFDLVCDATLTSLVETLRLLVTATSSREKGQGFYQEITDFIDNYFTIPRTVFE; encoded by the coding sequence ATGGAAACAAGAGAAACTGATCTTAAACAGCAGGGTAAAAATTGGGCTAAAATCAATCAGTCTTTGGTTAGTGCCAGAGACGATAATTTGTTGGGATCTTCTTCTCAACGCTATGATAAATTTATTCAACAAATCATCGTTTTAAGTCAGCAAAAAGAATTTTCATTAACTGCTTTAATCAATAGCTATTTAACGATGAATTATCAACTTAAATTAGAGCAAATCGACAAATTAAAAACTTGGTTGGATGGCTTTAGACCGTTTGAACCCATGATTGTCGCCGAACTCAAAAAACTTTATGATGTCCGATTTACTTATAATTCTAATGCTATTGAAGGGAATACGTTAACTCAAAGTGAAACCGAGTTAGTTTTAACAAAGGGGATTACCATTGGGGGCAAAACCCTCGACGAACATTTAGAAGTAATTGGACATAAGGAGGCGATTGATTATATTGAAAGTTTAGCCCAAAAAGATAGGTCAATTAATGAATGGGAAATCAAACAAATTCACAATCTAATTCTCCGAAAAATCAACCCTAATGAAGCAGGGAGTTATCGGACTTTAGATGTAATGGCAGCCGGAACAAATTATCGTTATCCTCCCCATTATTTACTCTCTCAATTAATGAGAGATTTTGTAATCTGGCTCAACTCAGAAACAGCTTTAAAACTCCATCCGGTCGAGTATGGGACAATCGCTCATTATCGCTTTGTTTCGATTCATCCTTTTCGGGATGGCAATGGTCGAATGGCTAGATTATTAATGAATTTACTGTTAATTCGTGCGGGTTATCCGATTGTAGTCATTCATAACCAAATTCGCAATAATTATATTAATGCGTTGGCTTATGGACAACAAAACCAAGATGATTTAGGGCAGCTTTTTGACTTAGTTTGTGATGCCACTCTGACTTCACTTGTGGAAACGTTAAGGTTATTGGTTACTGCAACGAGCAGTCGGGAAAAAGGGCAGGGTTTTTATCAAGAAATTACTGATTTTATTGATAATTATTTTACAATACCCCGGACAGTTTTTGAGTAA